In Alkalihalobacillus sp. AL-G, the genomic stretch CACCATATCAACCACAGATTTCCTTGGAAAGAAAACCTTGATTTTCATGTGGGCTTCCTGGTGACGTTGCCGCGAACAACTGCCTGGATGGCAGGACTTTTATGAAAAACATAAAGACAATGGATTTGAACTTCTTTCGGTAGCTGTCGACATCCAAGGGGCTGATGTTGTCAAACCTTATACGAAAGGAACGACCTTTACGACCGTCGTCGATTCTGAAAACGTCTTGGGTAGCCTGTTTGGATTCAATATCGTTCCTAATGGGATATTTATTGATGAGAACGGAATCATTCGTTTGATAAAACAAGGTTTTAGCATTACCGAAGAAGAACACTTGGAAGCCGTTGAAAACTTATTGAATGGAGAAGTTGAAAAAGTCGAATTAGAAGACGCTTATTATGAACCTCAGGATTCAACCTCTGAATTGGAGGAACAGCTTGCACAAACCAAATTTAAACTTGGGATGGAATATTCAAAAAGCGGAAGGAAAGAAGAAGCATTAAAAGAACTGGATAAAGCGATCATGCTTGATTCCAATAACTTTTTAATTCGAAAGCAACGCTGGTACATTCGCTATCCGGAAAAATTTTCACCAGACATCGATACGGAATGGCAGCAAAAACAGCTGGAAAAAGAGAAGGAACAAGAGGCTCGAATGAAAGGAATCGATTGTGGCCCAGAAGGTT encodes the following:
- a CDS encoding thioredoxin family protein, whose product is MIKQGFSITEEEHLEAVENLLNGEVEKVELEDAYYEPQDSTSELEEQLAQTKFKLGMEYSKSGRKEEALKELDKAIMLDSNNFLIRKQRWYIRYPEKFSPDIDTEWQQKQLEKEKEQEARMKGIDCGPEGCVIPGTTKNEESK